One genomic segment of Calonectris borealis chromosome 18, bCalBor7.hap1.2, whole genome shotgun sequence includes these proteins:
- the PRKAB1 gene encoding 5'-AMP-activated protein kinase subunit beta-1 encodes MGNTSSERAGLERHGHKASRGDSSGGAIGTKEGDRPKILMDSPEDADLFPSEEMKAPLEKEEFLAWQQDLEVNDKTPTQARPTVFRWTGGGKEVYLSGSFNNWSKIPLTRSHNNFVAILDLPEGEHQYKFFVDGQWTHDPSEPVVTSQLGTVNNIIQVKKTDFEVFDALMVDSQKCSDVSELSSSPPGPYHQEPYVCKAEERFKSPPILPPHLLQVILNKDTGISCDPALLPEPNHVMLNHLYALSIKDGVMVLSATHRYKKKYVTTLLYKPI; translated from the exons ATGGGGAACACAAGCAGCGAGCGAGCTGGACTGGAGCGTCATGGGCATAAGGCATCCCGAGGTGACAGCTCAGGAGGAGCCATCGGTACGAAAGAGGGTGATAGACCAAAAATTTTAATGGACAGTCCTGAAGATGCAGACTTGTTCCCTTCAGAGGAAATGAAG GCTCCATTGGAGAAAGAAGAATTCCTAGCTTGGCAACAAGATCTGGAAGTGAATGATAAAACTCCCACTCAAGCTCGACCAACAGTCTTTCGCTGGActggaggagggaaagaagtTTATTTATCTGGGTCCTTCAACAACTGGAGTAAAATTCCTCTGACAAGGAG TCACAATAACTTTGTAGCAATCCTGGACCTGCCCGAAGGAGAGCACCAATACAAGTTCTTCGTGGATGGGCAGTGGACACACGATCCTTCAGAG CCAGTAGTAACCAGCCAGCTAGGTACTGTCAACAACATCATACAGGTGAAGAAAACTGACTTCGAAGTATTCGATGCTTTGATGGTGGACTCCCAAAAATGTTCAGACGTGTCTG AGTTGTCAAGTTCACCCCCAGGACCGTACCACCAGGAGCCCTATGTTTGTAAGGCAGAGGAGCGCTTTAAATCACCACCTATTCTTCCCCCCCACCTGTTGCAGGTCATCCTGAATAAGGACACAGGCATTTCT tgCGATCCTGCTCTACTCCCTGAACCCAACCACGTCATGTTGAACCACCTCTACGCACTTTCTATTAAG GATGGAGTGATGGTGCTCAGTGCTACACATCGTTACAAGAAGAAATACGTGACTACTTTGCTGTACAAGCCAATATGA